One region of Malania oleifera isolate guangnan ecotype guangnan chromosome 6, ASM2987363v1, whole genome shotgun sequence genomic DNA includes:
- the LOC131157229 gene encoding uncharacterized protein LOC131157229: MDLQRKPKKGLFAHVYKSGAGAPSPEPEPPARKVAVASWGLRRSKTCREKEHKVNGNSRNAVLKEEGKSSSSDLVEARRSVSQVETNLASVAAFLQVKILAADMPAPVQVHAFRCARRSFDCLEKFSSRHMAFNMKKEFDRVYGPAWHCIVGSSFGSFVTHSTGSFLYFSMEKLFVLLFKTRVQRA, from the exons ATGGATTTACAAAGGAAGCCAAAGAAGGGATTATTCGCGCATGTTTACAAATCCGGAGCCGGAGCTCCCTCACCGGAGCCCGAACCTCCGGCGAGAAAAGTCGCCGTTGCTAGCTGGGGACTTAGGAGATCAAAAACATGTCGCGAGAAGGAGCACAAAGTTAATGGGAACAGCAGAAATGCAGTGTtgaaagaagaaggaaagagtAGTAGTAGTGATTTGGTTGAAGCAAGAAGATCGGTGTCGCAGGTGGAGACGAATTTGGCGTCGGTGGCGGCGTTCCTTCAGGTGAAGATATTGGCTGCCGACATGCCGGCGCCGGTGCAGGTGCATGCCTTCCGGTGCGCCCGGAGAAGCTTTGATTGTTTGGAGAAGTTCAGCAGTAGGCACATGGCTTTTAACATGAAGAAG GAATTTGACAGGGTGTATGGGCCGGCCTGGCACTGCATAGTCGGGTCAAGTTTCGGGTCGTTCGTGACCCATTCGACAGGATCCTTCCTTTACTTTTCTATGGAGAAATTGTTTGTTCTACTCTTCAAAACAAGAGTCCAACGAGCTTAA